The nucleotide window TCTTCCACTCAAATATAAGTCTCCTCTAATGATCCTTACCCAAGTTTTGACTACCTCATAAACATTCTTGATCACCTTAATGTAGGTCACATATATACGTTTCTGATCTTCAAGCATCTCCACATAACTACCTTGAGAATTTTGTCATGGATTTTTTTCAAGTCGAATAAAGAGTATTCAGTCAGTCTTCTTACGAGATAAATAAATGACTTATGTAGATGAGTGTTTCGAccttaattcaaattatttctcgAAAAATAGTCATATCCCTCCTCACCCACATcttcatcactttttttttttaaatctttataGTGTGGCTTAACAACTTGATATTACTACCATTATTATAATTCTATAATTATGAATGTCACTCTTATTCATATACAATAAAATCATTGTACCTCATCTCCAATCTTCAGACATCTTCATCATCTTAAAAATGATATTGAACAACTCAGTCAACTAGCTTTATATACCTACTTTTTTGCGCTCTTTCAAACTTCCATCAAAATCTCATCTAACCTCCTTTAACTCTTATATATGCCTACCATACTCATAATTAATCACATTACTTCTTCAAATACTCTAAATCCCCCATCATAATAGTCCTTAATTAATTAGACTTCTTACATTCTATTTTACATAAAATGCTACTTAATCGGGCAGTTGgtttaaaatgttaatttaatatcatattcgtagtgataaaaaaataattgttgtcaaaatccaattaaattagtttatcAAACTTCAgaacttataatattttataaatatttatttttcaacttcaatttagtttaatttaaaatttctacTCCACCCAATCCATTTTACACATCCTTTAATAAATTAACTAAatcatcattattttttctttgatctcaatttaataataattacctTCTTTTTCACcgcattaattttttttatccatttATTGAATATGATAACAATGAAATTGGCCTCTTTTTCGCcgcattaatttttttttatcgattTACTGAGTGTAGGTAACAATGAAATTAGCCTTTTTCTTCgccacattaatttttttttatccatttaTTGAGTACggattataatgaaaattaattgtttattatCCATTAATCTCAAATTATacattctatttttcttttgtatatcttttaagaaaaatattaattacaagaagttttcattattatatccttatttttttccttaaaatataatatctttaaattaaatatttactctATTTATATATCATCACTTTATaactaatatatttatattcttaaaGAAACAATTActactaagaatttaaaaaaagctaactaaatattaaacttcaattacaaaataatttgaaatacttacttttaaaaaatataataaatgaattaatattttaaataatactccatccatttacttttaattgtcatggtttcatttttttaaagtcaaactataagaactctgactaacattttatgatagTAATTTTTCATCATactgatatgcaaaaaattacaatttatagtacttttcgtataatttttaaaatatctaattttttcatttaagaTATCatattaatgtaatctaatttaattttgaaaattaattaaattaactttcAAAAAGTGTAAGatgacaactaaaaatgaacgaagggagtaactatttttagtaagtGATAATGAATATCCATTTAAATGAAGGAATTACAGATTTAAACCCTAAATAATacagtatattttattttattttaatagtcaCACATCATTATTCTTAAGACTTATTAAATTTCTGAATCTTCATGGCTTATTAAATACTCTAGTAATAATAGGAAGATGGGGTAGGCCCCTTAACTCAATGATTCACTTATCCATTCATTACTAGTTACTAGTACTAGCTAGCACTCTCTTTCCATAGCTATCCCTTTTCATCACTATTTATCCTTTTCATATTCTCTTTACacatcttcaaatattttttccattttcaccTTTCATGTTACTACCTTTTTTTATCCTCCATAACAATCTTTATCTTCACTTTCTCTATTGTTTATGCTTCTTGATCTCATTTGAATAATCAACTTCTTGTTATCTCAGTTTGGTTTTAATGCATTGGGTGTTGAGTTTAGACATGAAAGAATgttaaagattcaatctttttggTGTTTAGGGGGATTATGGATTTCAGATCTGGATTTGAGGTGCATTTTGGGTTGTGggtgtgatttttatgaaattctGTGAGGTGGGTCTGTTTTGGTTGAGTTTATAAGCATTGTTTTGAGAAGTCAAATTTTTAGCATTTTTTGGGTTGTGAGATGAAGTGGGGATATGGGTCAAAGTCAAGGTGTCGCCAGAGTTCAGTGGTGGCTGTGGCGGAGGAAACAGAGGGGATTGATGAAGGGCTTGTGGAGAGCTGTTGGGCTAATTTGCCTTTAGAGTTATTGAGAGAGGTTCTTATGAGGATTGAAGATACAGAATCTAAATGGCCTTTGAGGAAAAGTGTTGTAGCTTGTTCTGGAGTGTGTAGGAGCTGGAGGGAGATTATGAAGGAGTTGGTGAAGACTCCTGAAGTTTCTGGCAAGTTAACTTTCCCAATTTCTGTCAAGCAGGTAAAGAAAGATTCCCCTCTTCCAATTGTTAGTTCTGTTGTTTTTCTTTGGGATTTGCTTTCAGGATTTGAGGTGGTATCACTTTACAAGTACTTAATTTGTTGCTTATGGTGTTGATTTGATTTGGAGTTTTCTTGTTTATTTAAGTGGTTGTGTTTTATAACTTCTTGTTTCTTTGCCTTAAATTGAGATTGAATTGAAGTTCAAGATTAGCTTTGGCTTAAGTTGAGATTGAATTGAAGTTCAAGATTGGCTTTTGCTTAAGTTGAGCTTGAATTGAGGATGTGGAAAACATTGAAATGATATATGTTAGGCACTAAGCCACTCTTTGGTTCATTTTCCATATTTTTGGTGGCATCTATTCTGTCTTCTTGCTGATAATATGCctaattactcttttttttaactttcCAAACAACTCTTCCAAGTTTTGTTGTTCTGCAAATCAGATTGTTTTCGGATCCCTGGATATGAATTATACTGTCTTATTGCTGAGTAAGTTTTGAACTAAGATGGTCAGTCATCCCTTCCATGAGTGAAAAATAAGAAAGCAGTAAAAAATTGTGAAGTTCCTCATAAGAAGTAACATATCCATTATGAAGTTCATTACTTATCTCTGTTTCATGTATTCTTAGTAGTATTCCCTATTTTTGCAGCCTGGTCCACGAGACACACTCCTTCAGTGCTTTATAAAGCGAAACCAGACAACACAGACATATCATCTATACCTTAGTTTGACTCAAGGTGAGCATTTGTTTGAGAATCCAGGCcttcattttatctttttaaacgAGGGGTTGTGTGGAGGGAAGTGTGCTGTTATGTTAAGTTTCAATGCATCCTCAAGTTTGGAATCATCTTACACTTTTAATTTATCTGTTTATTGTGGCAGCATTGGCTGATGATGGCAAGTTTCTTCTTGCTGCTCGGAAGTACAGGAAGGCCACCTGCACTGACTACACTATATCACTAGATGCAAATGAAATGTCAAAGGGAGGTGGCACTTGTATCGGGAAATTAAGGTATGGCTTGCTTATTATTGACGGGGTGAGTAGTAAAGCTTAGATTGTGTTTAAAGAGTCTCTTTCTTGTTTGGCTAGATCAAATTTCCTTGGAACCAAGTTTACTGCATATGATTCTATTCTTCCTTACGCTGGAGCCAAGCTGGTGAAGAGCCGTTCCACTAGGCTTGTGGGCTCAAAACAAATGAATCCTAGAGTGCCTGCTGGAAACTATGAAGTTGCTCATATTTCATACGAGTTGAATGTACTTGGAGCCAGGTGAGGCTTTACTTTTCTTGCAAAAGTTTGGAGGACTAAATTTTTCTTGATACATGAATTCTCTTTCTCGAAAAATACAAAAGGGCTCTTCTAGTAATGATACTAATGGTATAACACATTGGTAAGTATTAGACAGTGGATAATGATAGGTCAATCATCTTATGTAACTAGCAGGGGGCCAAGAAGAATGCATTGTGTGATGGATGCTATCCCAGCTTCTGCCATTAAACCTGGAGGTATAGCTCCCACACAGGTTGATTTCCCAATGGACAATAGTGGTTCCTCTCTTCCAATGCGATTTCTTCGATCCAAATCAAGTCGCTTGGATAAGTCTTTGTCTGGGCCTATAGAAACTCAACGAGAAGGTTCACTGGTTCTGAAAAATAAGGCTCCCAGATGGCATGAGCAGCTCCAATGTTGGTGTTTGAACTTTCATGGTCGGGTAACCGTCGCCTCGGTGAAGAACTTTCAGTTGGTGGCTTCTCCAGAGAATGGTGCGGCTGGACCAGAACATGAGAAGGTTATTTTGCAGTTCGGTAAAGTAGGGAAGGACATGTTTACAATGGATTACCGCTACCCACTATCAGCATTCCAGGCATTTGCCATATGCCTTAGCAGCTTTGACACTAAAATTGCTTGTGAATGACTTGTCTTTGAGGTTTGGCTCTATCTCTTACCTTGCAGAAGTTCAAATTCACAATCAAGCATTTTTACAAGTCTTTTCACAATTATCAAGATAACAAGGTCTTAATTGCATGTCAATCGTGTTAAAACAGTCACGGAGGGAACTTTTATCAGTTCACTCTACAACTTTGTCCTTTTATCTTAAAATCTTGTTTTTAGTTGTCTTCGAGTATCGTTTCTTCATAAGAATATTGTACTTGATGCTTATTAACTCTTTGAGCTGGTCATGCAATTAGTTAATTACCAGTAATTGTGGTGTAATGTTCTCTTTTAAGCTTGCATTCAATTTTTACATAAAGGGAAGAAGATGTTCGATGTTGCTGGACTTCGGTGGTTTATAACACATAATCAAAGAGATAAAAAAGGTTTACACATATGGTACACTGTTGTTTTAGAAATCCAAGTATCATAGCATGTCAAAGAATGTGTTGTTACCTTCAATATGTTCTTCTGGTTTCTAAATTTCATGTTTGCATTTGTTCAACAGTGCTAGCGGCCACGGCGTGGTTGCTTGGAAGTGCAATAATTCCAGTGTTTGAATGTGAAGAGCACAAGAATGGTGCAAATGCAGAATAAAATGCCAAAGTTGATAATCATTATTTCTTGTATGTTTTCTCAAGGACCACACCAAAAAGGAGGATACAGAAACTAAAGAACCAAAAGAATGTTGTTGCAGCTAaagattagaaagaaaaaaaatatatattatgatcCTCTTTAGACATATTTTGTACATTTTGTTTTTCTGTGTATAGAATTTACTTAAATCAcctttttctttgaaaaaactTTAATGCTGCTCTTGCCTTtgaaatattatgatatttgtGTTTATCATAATTTTCTGCTTGAAAACATGGATGTCAATTTTTAACATTGTATGTTGTAGGCGCAAATCGgcgtgaattattagtttcatttttgaACTATTAACAACTTTAAAAGCACCCCTTTACATaactaattgaatttaaatacac belongs to Solanum stenotomum isolate F172 chromosome 1, ASM1918654v1, whole genome shotgun sequence and includes:
- the LOC125849746 gene encoding tubby-like F-box protein 6 isoform X2; protein product: MKWGYGSKSRCRQSSVVAVAEETEGIDEGLVESCWANLPLELLREVLMRIEDTESKWPLRKSVVACSGVCRSWREIMKELVKTPEVSGKLTFPISVKQPGPRDTLLQCFIKRNQTTQTYHLYLSLTQALADDGKFLLAARKYRKATCTDYTISLDANEMSKGGGTCIGKLRSNFLGTKFTAYDSILPYAGAKLVKSRSTRLVGSKQMNPRVPAGNYEVAHISYELNVLGARGPRRMHCVMDAIPASAIKPGGIAPTQVDFPMDNSGSSLPMRFLRSKSSRLDKSLSGPIETQREGSLVLKNKAPRWHEQLQCWCLNFHGRVTVASVKNFQLVASPENGAAGPEHEKVILQFGKVGKDMFTMDYRYPLSAFQAFAICLSSFDTKIACE
- the LOC125849746 gene encoding tubby-like F-box protein 6 isoform X1 yields the protein MKWGYGSKSRCRQSSVVAVAEETEGIDEGLVESCWANLPLELLREVLMRIEDTESKWPLRKSVVACSGVCRSWREIMKELVKTPEVSGKLTFPISVKQPGPRDTLLQCFIKRNQTTQTYHLYLSLTQALADDGKFLLAARKYRKATCTDYTISLDANEMSKGGGTCIGKLRSNFLGTKFTAYDSILPYAGAKLVKSRSTRLVGSKQMNPRVPAGNYEVAHISYELNVLGASRGPRRMHCVMDAIPASAIKPGGIAPTQVDFPMDNSGSSLPMRFLRSKSSRLDKSLSGPIETQREGSLVLKNKAPRWHEQLQCWCLNFHGRVTVASVKNFQLVASPENGAAGPEHEKVILQFGKVGKDMFTMDYRYPLSAFQAFAICLSSFDTKIACE